The Nicotiana tomentosiformis chromosome 2, ASM39032v3, whole genome shotgun sequence genome includes the window GTGCAACATATAATTTCAGCTGATGACGAACATAAAAATCTTGTTCTATATGTGGTGTCAAATAAATGGGGCTAACATTTCAGCATTTAATTAAAAGCGTTTGGTCACATCACACATGGTTTGAAAAGGTGAATATGGCCCTATTAATGACTTACTTTCCTCACTGGTAGTTTCTAGCTTCTTTCTATCATGATATTGACTATTTAACCAGATGTTTGGACGTGTGGATCCCCTTTATATCTCGCATGTCAAGTTACTTTATTCATTAGATATTCGCCAAGTGATGCTTCAATATTAATTGATTAAAGGTAGATGGAGTAAGCTTGTAAGCCATGcgtaattttatatatatatatatatatatatatatatatatatatatatatatatatatatatatatatatatgtttaccgaaaaacggatagagttgaatttatacgtagttttaaggatacgtgatataaattgATACAATTGGGAAAGATATGTAAATAAATATCGAAATTAGttgtaaaagaaatgaatgcaaaccaaATGAACTAGTTAACCTAAGCCATCAAGTTTTATCACCTTCAAATTGAGTGAAGAATGATTGGTAAAAGaaacaatatgactaaatatcaaaagccaaaaaatgaTAGTATTTGCTCTCTTTTTTGTATATCTCCAAAATGAATTTCTCCTTCTACAAATGATAacaactcttaatatagtgggggaatcccattttggatataattaaaaatatattgtggggatcccatgatagattaattaattaacttTTCCTTGATTCAAACCGTGATTTCTCCCGAGATTCTCCCTCTAATTGCGGCTACAACgacttttttgtttcttggctcgatctcgatcttgaccgatCTCGATCCTGATTGGTTTCTGGGgcttgagctcgatcttgaccgaTCTCTATTTATTCGACCTCAAtgtctcgagctcgatcttggccgatctcgatctagATTGGTTTTTGGGACTCGAGCTCGACAACCAAATTCTGTCTCATGGCTCGATATATatatgactatatatatatatatatatatatatatatatatatatatatatatatatatatatgctaaaAGTCTGATGAAATCTCAATGTTACAAAAAGGTTGAGCAGCTCTTTCCTCAAACAATTGACACGTGTTGCATGGTTTTACCTTTTCCCTGTTTTTCCTCtttattttaagttttacttCTGCAAATGACAACTAAAAAGAATATATTTACACAATCGAGACACTtatgaaataattaaaaataaatcttTGTAATAAACATTACTAATACCTAACTTGATAAATATGATAACTAATTTGGTACGTACATAGTAGAGTAAACTGCACTAAATATGTAAaagatttttattatatattgtgTATAACTTAATTTTGTTCTAATGTTTGAATTGCCTGAATAAGAGGGTAAAACGTTCAACTAAAGAAACGAGGCAGATGTGGAGCTACCCTGGAAATGGATGGCTGAACTAAAGAAGCCTTAAAACTACATTGATAGAAGTATTTGCTTATCTCTAAAGAAAACAAACTGTCTTGACAAGTACATTATATAACAAGGGATCCGCAATAAAAAACGTGTTGGCAGCGACATTGCCGCCACATGATACCAACATTTACGTTTTCATCTCCCAAGATTTTCCTTCAAGTCAAATATTAGTCTTCTTTCTCATGTCTTTCCAAGAAAATTTTGTCTAAAACCTACCCACTAGGTATTGAATTTAACTAGTATTGTGTAATAAATACTCATGCATCATGTCGCTTATGAGAAGATAACTACACGTAAACTTTCATGATGAGCATTATTCTTATTTGGTAACCTGGTAATATTGGTACCAAATTTATTATCACAGGTTAAACCATACTGGATTAGTGAAAAATCTTTACATGATCATTACATATAACTTAATTCTATTGTAGCAATCAGTCCGTATATTTACTTGAGTTTAAATTATATGCTATGACaatgtaaaaaaatattttacaccATTAGGTCACTTATAAGGTAATTATAGATAAATTTTTACGATAATCATAATTAGTTAGTAACCTGATAAATATGATAACTAAACTGCTATAGTAGGTAATATGTTAGTTAGTTAGTATATAGCTTAATTCCTACTATTTACTTTATTTACTAGGAGTAAGATGACAGAAATGTAGAGCCCATTTTGGGATTGACAGATACACTAGGCCTTTGATATATATATCAAGTAATGTGTGTGCCTGTTTAATTATGTGTTTATGTAGCTGCTCCATAATGCCAAAACATGGGAGTTTCAAGATCAAGGCGTTTATTTCTCTTTTATGGACCATCTCCTTTGCTGCACATAGTGCCGGCGCTATCAATACCAAGAACTTCCATTTCAAAGAAGCCCCAAAATTTTACAACTCCCCAACTTGCCCTTCTCTTCACTACTCCACCGACACTAATACTACTGCCGTTAATTCCACCTCCAATGGATTTTGCTTTGAGAATGCAGTAAATGTAGCCATGACTCTTGATGCAGCTTATCTTCGAGGGTCAATGGCTGCGATTCTTTCTGTTCTTCAACACTCTTCTTGCCCTGAAAATGTTATCTTCCACTTTGTTGCTTCTTCCTCCGCTGATACTAATTATCTCAACATCACAATTGCTAATTCATTTCCTTATCTTCATTTCACAATTTATCCCTTCCAAGATTCCGGTGTGGCAGGATTAATATCTACATCCATTCGCGCTGCTTTAGATTGTCCTCTAAATTATGCTCGAAATTACCTCCCTGATCTTCTTCCTGGATGTATCCAAAAGGTTTGTTTACCTCGATCCAGACCTTGTTATATgctttaataaattaatttcttcctGATTGCTGATTATTTTCTATGTTTTctgatgtgtgtgtatatatttatatatatgtgaaTGCACATGAAAAAATGAGTAGTTTGGCACTTAAAATATTAATATTGCTGAATGTAAAATTCGATCTTGATTTGGATTTATATCGTGACCAAAATGATAATCAGCAAAGAAAAAATGCGATCGCTAAAAGGAGGTATTTGGCAAGAATTCAGGTACAGCGGCAGGGATTCTTCTTGTCACTAAAAGTTCTTTTAATTATCGACCAGATTAAATTCCTGTCGTATACTTTACGTGGTTCTGAAATTTTTGTCGGTCGTAAATAGCAACCGGAAAAGGGTTTTCAGCGGCTGCATTTTTACTTGCTAAAGGGCATTATTTTGTAGACCTAAGTTTGGTGACGAATATTATTACTCTACTAGAATTTAGAAAATTACACTTATTAATGAATCCCTTTCTAACATATTTGTAATCCATGTAGGTTGTATACCTGGATTCAGACCTTGTTCTCGTAGATGACATTGCCAAGCTGGCAGCAACACCTCTAGGCGAAGAAGCAGTTCTAGCAGCACCAGAATACTGCAATGCAAATTTCACTACTTATTTCACTCCCACTTTCTGGTCAAACCCTTCACTTTCTTTAACTTTCGCAAATCGAAAGCCTTGTTATTTCAACACGGGTGTTATGGTCATTGATCTTAAACGATGGAGAGCTGGAGATTATACAACAAAGATTGTAGAATGGATGGAACTTCAGAAGAGAATGAGGATTTATGAATTGGGTTCGTTACCACCTTTTCTGCTTGTTTTTGCTGGAAATATTGCTCCAGTGGATCATAATTGGAACCAACATGGTCTTGGAGGAGATAATTTCCGAGGTCTCTGCCGGAATTTGCACCCTGGTCCTGTTAGCCTATTGCATTGGAGTGGAAAAGGAAAGCCGTGGGTTCGACTCGACGCGAGCCGGCCTTGTCCATTAGATACCCTCTGGGCACCTTATGATCTGCTGCAAACACCTTATGCGCTTGAATCTTAAGGTAAAGGCTTTTTACTTAATTGATATGCAATTATCTCTTATAAGTATGATCTTTTTTCCAAACTGACTGTGTATAGAAGTTGAATGAACTCGCTGTGAAAATTTTGCACTTTCTACGTACACATTTTttttgtggttaaatctcatAGTATGTGATTAGTATATTCTTGAAGTCCGTTAATGTGCTCTTATGTAATTGCTTTCTTTGATCTTCAGATGTCTCAAAAGTTGGAGCACAACTGCACAAGAGAGAGTAGAGATCTGTGTGTTGAGATCCTCCTCGATTGTGTTGTGTACAGTAAGCTAGCGTACCTTTTATTATAACCGGAATGCCCACGGTGAGGGCTGCTTCTTGTACGTATAATGGAGTGCACAGTTGTTGGGAATTTTTACTTTTGTAAGTACTATATATACTTATTAGAGGAGTACTATTTTTGAATATGATGTGAGATGAAAACAGTAAATAACACTTTAGTTTTACTTACAGATAAACTAGCAGCCCAGCAAGTTCCTTGCCTTCTTTTCCCGTTTTTTGTCCGTAAATGCATTACATTGCTCGCCATTATTCAAAAACAACACGATCGATACTAATTATCTACACTCGAGTCCAAAATAGAATCCTTAATTGTTGCTTGGTAAATTGGATAAGTAGTAAATTTGGATCATTCTAGTACTACAATAATACTTGTACATTTTGGTGAACCATTTAAAATTTCAAGTACTCCTTGTCATGtaaacattattttcttattagaTTGTTCTAATAAGAATGATAAATTTATATATTTGGAAACAATATAACTTTAAATTTCTTTATAGGCAAAAAAATATTATGACCTTTAATATCAACCATAAATTTCCAAAGTCTTTCTTTTCTATTCTTAAACTCGGTGTCAATTTAATCTATCACATAAGTTGAAATCAAGGGTGTACCATTTCTTTTTCTCTGAACGATGGTGAGCTTTAAGaatttttgttttcaaaatttttaccAAGTTGAGTTTATTAAATAATCTTTGTGGCCACTTACAATTGAATAGTAACGCGCTTTCGTTTAACTGAAGCAACTTTCGAACTTTTTTCGTCGTCAAGCAAAAGGATTAAATAAGAGATCAAGGGAACTTTGGATATATAACATAAGGATTTTCTTGAATAatcatttgatgatttgaaccTCTAATGAGCACACGTATTAAGAAATACGCTAATATTGCACAAAATAATGTACATTTAAAAGCTATCAAACGCGGATAAGTTTTAAGTTTTATTCAAGTAAAACGTAGCTTAATATCTAGCTAACTCAGACTAAAAGTTGTCACCGTACCTTTGCATTTCCATCAACTCCTTTTTTCCGTTTTCTTATGTACTTCTCTTTTTATCTGATCGAAGTATGGGAAGTGTGTGCACTCCATCTGGGTAGAAAGGAACCTGAGAATATTTGAATAGAGAAGCAAAGGATATGAAGTTATTGCAAGAGAATTGCCTACACATGTAATGTGCGCGCTGCTCCAGGATGTTTGAGCattttaatatattattttctatagctaccttttataatttatagcaaaataattatttatggtatatactacaaTTGAGACATGAAATACGTTATTTAtaatttttctctctctttttatcAATTACACCACGATTCTCTCTTAGaatttttctttctctctctcttccttctctctcttaTGAGATAATATGTTGCGTTTCACTCTCTTCAAATCTCCTGTTATCTAATGTGCAACTACATGGAAGACATTCTTATGGACGCTACATATTAGAGTTTCTTCCTTTTCCCTACCTTCTCTAGCTATTTTATGCCCTGAAATTTCATTCAGATGAGATAATTTGTAACATAGGATTTCTTTTGCTGTTTGATTATTGCAAATAGCTTCATACATATTTCTTTCTAATCAATGTGGTCTCTCTCGTCGCTCTGTGGCTAGGGCCACTGCGTGAGGAGCAAAAACGATGTCAGAATAATCCGAGTAGAGCATGGGTACGGTAACATGAACGTCGGATACTGTAATATTTTTTTACGCcggagaagatttgagggccagagtttttgttcgtctccatttttaggtttaatacaatgtatacaataTTTTGCTTGGTCGAAAAACGCCATCTCCGACGaacttttttctcttctttgctatttagtcacatacaattATACAAATACATCATATTCtgtacaaattcactcaaatacattgtattttttttgtataaatacattattttttgcATGTATTCATGTATTTCGAAGGtttctattttttaaatacaGTTGAATACACATGTATTCATGCATGAATACAGGAtataaacattgaaatacactgaatacaaatattaaaatagaataaaatataaacaCTGAATACGTTTACttttaaaataactaaatacaaatataaatatagtgaatacaaccaatgaaatatatttaatacaaaagtaataacatgtattaggaataactaaaatactgttaatacaaatacatttgaatacactgaatataaaataactaatacagtaaatacaaacattgaatttaatgaaggcaacagtaaaaaaaaatttgaaacacactaaatacaaCAGTTATATACAAATGAAAaatcattctaattaattgggtAGATAATAaggcatgttagaattgattttgttgagttatattaggaatacatcacgctaattgatattatttctgttattagacatgtggacatacctatttttaaggtgattgtcattattgtattcatgaatacatggcgcaaatacatgtgaatacatgcacgtACAGATGGATTGTCCTGATTTTAGGtactttttgttgttgtattcatgaatatagcagCGCGAATACAGTGAATACACAActgtaacaactgaatagtagttATATGAAGTAATTATATATATGGTAGTTATAGAAAGTTAATAGTCACTAAAcaataatagtttttgaaaattCCTCTAGTTTATTTAGGAGCCAACTATTATGGCAGATGTTTTGTGTCTTTGTTTTGATAGCTAGTTTAGTTGGCTTAGCTATGATTTTGTAATTGACTCTTTGGTGATTAATAAAATATAGTTAGATACCAAAAAAATTGTTCACACACAAATCAAGCGGTGAGAAATCAAAAAGTTTTTCATTTTAGGTTCTTTTTAACCGTACTAAAGTACAGAAGAAAAAAATACTCGGTACACTTATGCACGCATAAGCAGTATGATATTCGAGAAAAAGAAAAGGTTGTGTTCTTATGTAGTAGATTTCGTTAATTAACCTTACATATCGTGGTGTGAATATGATccttatttttaattaaaagttTCGAATTTGAGTTtttagaattaaaaaaaaagaagaaaaggaagcgTTTCACTTTTAACCGGCCAAATTGGATCAGTCAGATCTCGATATGGATAGAAGAGATTGAATGGGAGAAGAAAATCTTGTTAATTCAATGATTACTCTGACatcattttcataaaataaatcaGAGGAATGAGATTAAATTCCCCGGCGGTGGAAAGGACAGAAAAGGAAAAGAGGTGGGAATAAAGAAAAAGGGAAATTAAAGGAGAAGTGTCGGTAGAGTTTCTCAATGTTGGGCGGGACAAGACGATCGAGACCAGCAAATAAGTTAAAAAACACATGGCTAAAACATGCAGCAAATCCACATTTGACACGCAGCCCTCTTTGATTTTGGAGAAAGAGAAAGAAGCAGACCAATCATGTGCCACTCGATAGACTCCTACTAAATTTACTTCTCCCCTTTCTCGGTCCATAATCTTATGATCTTTTTGGAATCAAATAACCGAAAtgagaggaaaaaaaaaatacacaCTATATATAGCGTcctttaaaagggcgctatatgtATAACGCTTTTTATAAAGGCGCTATGATTTGACTTTAACAAGACTGTCAGGTATAACGCTTTTATAAATACATATTTTGTGAGCCCACCAATAACTTTTTTGCGCTTAACtggcataacaataattcaaatgggtatagcgccctttaaaatgcgctatacctcaaaaaatTCGACCCCCCGGATtgggcattgccttatttaaaggcgttaaGGATTTTGCAAAAATCCATTCAGAAATATTTCAACTCCTgttaaatttttcttcttgttaaattctcaagcattttgtcataatgtctgaagagcgaaaagtaagggtttcattatattgggaggtgaggttgtggtggtAAATAACTTAGTGAgatatagtttatctccacattgtgatgttaagttgccacttacaatggagtacgatagactGGTATCGTTATTGTGTaacaaaatgagtgtgagcaaacattcggtgaaccttaaagtaactgAAAGATATCCGTATTttgtcactccgcaaggggttgcttgttacgcagagtttaacatcgaggatgATGAAACTTGGAGTtatttttgaggactccggatgaataccggaaattttttttaataaaaatattggaaatgtacgtgaaggttgaagacgttcgcaataatgaggttgcgcaaagcagggataaccctcaatcatcgggtggttattctggagcagtttttgtcgaacaggttccggctgaaagagtttggtctgatttaaacttatctccacgtGCGAATGAGGAacgagaaaataatttctctcctactttacataatccacaagatgagtggtaaactttaatttttctttgtgttacgatatttatttttgttgtattgaatttgtattaacactcatatattccacaggggaattttacaagttatgaacccacgcccagttggagtatgcgtagttctggtgtgttagatcatggtggtccatccgggagtcatcatcaacagaataatgtccatcatgggatgtcaacacattacgacttgtaagtgaagtgatatagatttatgtaaagtatttatcaatttgagtagataattattttgttgtttgtacagtgaaaacgagcaagttgAACCTCCTGTCttgactcaattgcccgaagacgacatatttaatcgggatctggcagatgcataGAGTCAgaaagagaatagtgattatgacaacaatgccgatgagtcCGGAGATGACAcgcccttccctgatgagggtggtGATGAGAAGGAAGAGAATgctggacctgatttgacgaaggagcatgctccaccctccattagaccaagagtgtacgagtcccaagtgttgtttcattcaagggagattccctaccttgatcctTTGCTAAGTATGCCGGATATGGATGCCTTCACAAGGGATATTGACGAAATTCGGATAACAATGTGGGATGAGTCTAGACCAACGGTgttgtcaaagggcatgctttttcctgataaaaTGCGCCTAAGCAGGGCGATGAAAATATACAGCGTAAAAAAGTAtcgtgagatgacggtatgggagtcaactccgcatgtatacaaggttgtttgccATAGATAGTTTACGGGTTGTCACTGGATGCTCCGTGCGAGCAAGAAGAAAACAGGTATATGGaaagtgggtaaatacattggcacccacacttgtgaaatggacacattgagtgggaatcacttcaacttggatgttgacttgatttctcttgtcctgatttcacacattgaagcgtccataaggtacaagattaaAGAGTACATTACAtccgtccaccaggaatatggctgtaccattaccaaaagaaagcaTTTCTCGGGcacaaacgtgcgtttgaaattatttatggtaactggaataagtcatttgcagctctacccaagtacatggccgcattgcaacactttaaccccgagACCGTTATTGAATGGAAacttgagcggagtccgggaataccagaatatatattcaaatacatgttctgggcatttaaaccagcaattgatggttttctgcattgccggccggtaatatccatagattGCACttatgtctatggaaagtatgatattaagttgttgatcgtcgttgcagtagatgctaatggaagtatatttccttTAGCTTTTGCTATTTATGCCAATGAAATTCAAGAGACGTAGACACAATTTTAAAccacttgaaagagcacgttgtcaaacagcattcaggtatttgtctaatatctgatcggcatggtggtattATAAGGTTTGTAAAGAATTTGCCTGCATGGAAAGAActgtatgcctaccaccgttactatGTGAGGCACGTGAAGGCCAATTTCTagaaggcacatcccaacaaggatttgcatgatttaatgtggatcgttacaacagatcaccaagagcaTAAATTCCAGAGGCACATGaaatctatcaggcaggaagacgaggcagcctatcgttggttgatgcgacataagCCTGAAAAGtagactttgcatgcgg containing:
- the LOC104087120 gene encoding probable galacturonosyltransferase-like 1 gives rise to the protein MCLCSCSIMPKHGSFKIKAFISLLWTISFAAHSAGAINTKNFHFKEAPKFYNSPTCPSLHYSTDTNTTAVNSTSNGFCFENAVNVAMTLDAAYLRGSMAAILSVLQHSSCPENVIFHFVASSSADTNYLNITIANSFPYLHFTIYPFQDSGVAGLISTSIRAALDCPLNYARNYLPDLLPGCIQKVVYLDSDLVLVDDIAKLAATPLGEEAVLAAPEYCNANFTTYFTPTFWSNPSLSLTFANRKPCYFNTGVMVIDLKRWRAGDYTTKIVEWMELQKRMRIYELGSLPPFLLVFAGNIAPVDHNWNQHGLGGDNFRGLCRNLHPGPVSLLHWSGKGKPWVRLDASRPCPLDTLWAPYDLLQTPYALES
- the LOC138905598 gene encoding uncharacterized protein produces the protein MDTLSGNHFNLDVDLISLVLISHIEASIRYKIKEYITSVHQEYGSLPKYMAALQHFNPETVIEWKLERSPGIPEYIFKYMFWAFKPAIDGFLHCRPVISIDCTYVYGKYDIKLLIVVAVDANGSIFPLAFAIYANEIQET